The nucleotide sequence GAACCTTACCGAATAAAAGAGAATGATAAAGAGATAGAGTTAGCCTCCCAATTAGAGCTTTATTTTATGCATCGGACAAAAGCTTTACTTAACTGCGGTAAATATGATCAATGTATCAACGAATGTGACCATGCTTTAAAATCTTTAAACAAATTTCATTACAACAATGACATTTGGTTTAAATGGCGTATGGCTTTGTCATACAAAGCTCTGGCAAAATATAAAGAATCAATTGAAGGATTGTATGAAATTGCAACCAGAAAAAAGGACTGGTTTATTCTTAAAGAAATCTCAGAAAATTTATACCACCAGAATAAAGTTGAAGAAGCTTTTATGTATGCTGTAAAAGCTTGTCTCAGAAAAGGTGATATAGATAAAAAGTTAAATTTATTCCTCTTAATTGCAGATATACTTATCAGTTTAAATGACAAAGTAAATGCTCAAAAGCATGTTGATTTCGTCTACCATTTTAAAATAAAAGAAGAAAGGGAAACAGGCACGTATTTAAACAACCTCATTTCTGCCAATAATTTTGAAATTTCAGAAGATCTTGACTTAGACATGCAGTATAAACAACTGGTAGAGTTCTGGACACAGATTAAGGCATCAAGACAGAAAAGAAATACAGGTTTTATAAAAAAGCTCCTTCCGAATGGAAAATCCGGATTTATAGAAGCTTCTGATGGCAAAACATACTATTTTCAGATTAGAAATATAAAAAATAATCCAGCTAATCTGCATGAAAGTCAAAAGGTAACTTTTTGTATAGAAGACGGCTTTGATGCTAAGAAAAATAAACCCAGTAAAATTGCTGTGGAAATAAAAACAGAGTAATCAAATAATAGTTAAATCTTTTTCTTCGTGTGTAGGAGTGTTTCCTGCTGTTTCTATCATTTCAACGCAGTGTTTACACAAAAAATAGTATCTTATTGAATCTGTATCGAAATCGATATATTTTACCAATCTGTCTTTCAGTTTCAAAAACTCAGCTTCAGTGATTATGCACTCAAAAACACTTTTTTGTACCCGCATCCCCTTATTTTTAAGAAGCTGATCTATTTTATTTCTTTTTCGGTCATCACTGATATCATAGCAAATAACGTAGTGTTTTTTCATAAACTGACTCTGAAACCTTTATACTCAACTTTATCCACCAATGACTTGCTAAACAGGTAACACTGATATCTTATAATATCTCTTAAACTCATATTTCTCATTTTTGTATCGTGCCAGAATTTTTGATTAAATCGTTTTTCAAGTAGACTGATAAACTTTTTCCTGCCAAATACTGTGAGCTGTACAGGAAGTTTGTCAGGATCTCCATCTGTGTTCCAAACAAAATCCGACTTTTGCATTATATTTTTATTAACTGAAGAAATAACCGGAAAATCCACAGCAACCGGCCTGAATTCCTCCATTAAATCGAGAACCAAAGACGGCCTCCCGTATTCTTCCGCATGGTATGCGCCGTAATACGGATCCAAGCCTACTGTATTTACAGATGTTCTCACCAAGTTTAATAAAATAGTATAACCAAAGCTGAGCATAGCGTTAAACTCATTTTGAGGCGGTCTGCGGGTACGTTTTTCAAAGAATATCGGTCCTTTTAATAAATGATCAAATGCCCGGAAATATAAATTTGCTGTCCTTCCCTCAAACCCTAAGAGAGAAGAGATATTATCAATTTTGTCAATTTCCTTCAACGATGCAGTTAATTGATTTAAAATTTTCGATACCTCTCCGGACTTATGATAGTAGTTAAATTTTCTAAGCGTTTGAATACAATTTTTGACCTTTGAGCCTATTATTGATCGGGCAAGGCTCAGCTTGATGTTTTCATCAGACAATGTTTCAAACTGCATTCTTCTCAACACTATATTTTTGCCGAGTTCAGCAACTAACCTGCCCAGATATTTACCGGAATAAGTTGTAAATACTGTATCAATTTTATTTTTGAGCATGTGCTTCATTGCCTGAGTAGTAATACTTATATTTCCCATTATAACAATCTGATCCAAATCCTTTGAAAGGAAAGTTCCGACAATATTGCCATTTTTCCTGATTACTAACCTTTCACCTGCTATTGTGATATACGCTCCCTGCTCTGTAATATAAACTATCATACGTCCAGTTTATACGTAACTTTCCCGTTTTCATCTACTACACGTCTGAATTTTCCTATAGCCGTACTGAATGTGTCCACACCTGAATTTTTAAAAAGTTTTTCGAACTTTTCCTCATATTCTTTCATTATAAGTTTTGTTTCATAAGTCTGCTTTTTCAGTTTGATATAATCTTCCAGTGCATTTTGAAAATTCACAGAATTTATGTCTAATCCACGGGGAATTTTAGAGGGAATGTCCTGCTCCTGGAGATGTAAAACCGGTGTGGGATAAAGCCCTTCTGCATAAACAAACTGACAGTTGCAATCCATCTTTGATGTTATATTCGGAACTCTCGAGCGAATTTTTGCACAACTGACGGGATTGCCTTTAAGTTTTGATTTTAAAAATTTTTCCTGCTGAATATTAAAACACTTTGCGAATATAGAATTTACCGCTTCTACTCCGTTTTCCAAATGCCCAACTGTGTGAGTCAGGACAATCATTTCGTCATATGAAAGTTCATTTTTACATATTGCATTGTTAAAAATTTCTTTAATCACGGGACATTTATAAATAAGATACTGAAATTCCTTATCACTATCAATGTTGTATTGAGTGGTATGGACAGGGATTTCCATTTTTTCTGAAGGTGCCATCTGTTTTGTGCCTGTATTCTCATAAATACTGCTCAGCCGGTAATAGTTTAGATAATCCAAAATTTCCGATTCAGAAGCTTTTTGTATGTTTTTTAAATAATTATCGACATCT is from Flexistipes sinusarabici DSM 4947 and encodes:
- a CDS encoding cold-shock protein; this encodes MADDVVKTGFFAQNSTLNKCNAAILSGISIYNVMIYIGEDMEQLQELRKKANNLKDNRKYEQATEIYKQIIDNHESHCNDWDYWNYAFCLKKQRMYNAASEICKSLLRINKDFVPAKNLLCWCLFYSKIKNKKSEDEFLEASRKVLKLCSQKDKYSPYTITVFKVLEHFKHKNDYPAEKILKCTNMLDPELLNFEPYRIKENDKEIELASQLELYFMHRTKALLNCGKYDQCINECDHALKSLNKFHYNNDIWFKWRMALSYKALAKYKESIEGLYEIATRKKDWFILKEISENLYHQNKVEEAFMYAVKACLRKGDIDKKLNLFLLIADILISLNDKVNAQKHVDFVYHFKIKEERETGTYLNNLISANNFEISEDLDLDMQYKQLVEFWTQIKASRQKRNTGFIKKLLPNGKSGFIEASDGKTYYFQIRNIKNNPANLHESQKVTFCIEDGFDAKKNKPSKIAVEIKTE
- the cas2 gene encoding CRISPR-associated endonuclease Cas2, with protein sequence MKKHYVICYDISDDRKRNKIDQLLKNKGMRVQKSVFECIITEAEFLKLKDRLVKYIDFDTDSIRYYFLCKHCVEMIETAGNTPTHEEKDLTII
- the cas1 gene encoding CRISPR-associated endonuclease Cas1 — protein: MIVYITEQGAYITIAGERLVIRKNGNIVGTFLSKDLDQIVIMGNISITTQAMKHMLKNKIDTVFTTYSGKYLGRLVAELGKNIVLRRMQFETLSDENIKLSLARSIIGSKVKNCIQTLRKFNYYHKSGEVSKILNQLTASLKEIDKIDNISSLLGFEGRTANLYFRAFDHLLKGPIFFEKRTRRPPQNEFNAMLSFGYTILLNLVRTSVNTVGLDPYYGAYHAEEYGRPSLVLDLMEEFRPVAVDFPVISSVNKNIMQKSDFVWNTDGDPDKLPVQLTVFGRKKFISLLEKRFNQKFWHDTKMRNMSLRDIIRYQCYLFSKSLVDKVEYKGFRVSL